The sequence below is a genomic window from Gossypium hirsutum isolate 1008001.06 chromosome A11, Gossypium_hirsutum_v2.1, whole genome shotgun sequence.
TTTGcttattttcgattagactaaagacatgtttaggttcgtctactaatacaagctgtcTTTCCGTATTACAATCTAACCATGTAATAACGTTTAGTATCAGTTAAAGATTAGACAACCAACGagtaacatttgcttccattttgctttgcgtgcaaaaaccatgtgaggataatatacaaagtattgatgtaatttatgaataattttactaaccaatctgttcgaaaaattaaaaaatgtacttaaattaaaatactacacttagagcACCAGATCTAACATTCTCAATATTTCCCATTACATTTCCAACATGAATCTCACATGAACCAAGCTTAACCACTAACCTTTTAATGGTTTCTAACCCAATTTCTCTAAGTTCTCTTTAATGGCAATTTAAGCTAACTTCAAAAATCACAAAATCTAACCATTAAATTGGTTGTACTAATCTTCTTACTTTAAAAAGCTATGAATTGTTTTGAAGAAAAGCTTGCTTATGTATTGTATTAATGGCCAAATATGGAGGAAAGAACTCaactcttttttcttctttaagtTCAGTCTTGaagagaagaagatgaagatgatatttaaaaatttataattagtcCACTGAATTTGGTGTAATTAGAGCACACCATTTACACTTTTCAATTCTTAAGGGTAGGGTGGGAATTGGAGTAATTAAGTGAGCAATTACAAACCAGTACACTAAAATCCAATTAACTTATGACTTTTCAAACATGTCCATATATGATTTAAGTttgaaaagttatttttatacaataatagtattttaatttaagaatttatgtatatttaaaaatattctttattttacttatttcgtttaaataatttaaaatttttgttaataatAGATAATTTCCTATATGTTGAGCtactaaatagttaattaaattacatagtatttattattacttatttatactaaatttaactaatttacatattatttattatttattatttatacttggTCAATGATCAATTGATGGTAACAGTGAGTATATATTTAATGTTAGAGAGAGAATAACTTAACAAATATTGAATGTTAGagtaatttggtaaaattgcttagcttgtttatttttcttgttaatttattAGCAATCGTATTGTCAAATACTTTTGGACTATCGTATCATATATGATTGTTTGattttaggattttttatttgtttaaatatttttttcttaaatattatttataatttctataataattaatattttttagaatttaaaattacttagttatgtaattattatttatattatcaaatataacataagGAATTATGATGTAATTACACTCTACTAGTCAAACATGTCTAGAGAGTTAGAATTCCTTATAACTACAAGAGAATGTAGTTACTACCTTAGTAATTATATTACTATCCACTCACTCTGTAAGTAATTATATTACTATCCACTCACTCTGTGGTGCCTAAACTTACCCTTAAAATTTCTTTGTAAAAATTTAAGTTTTCCATTTTTGCTAGAAAAagaaaacactaaaattaattatatataaggaatggataaaacaaataaataaaataaaatggttcTCTCCTAAAATCCAAGTTTTCCCTTATAAATATTCGATAATTCTTGTAACAACCTAAGTTTTCCCCTTTTAtcgaaaaaactaaaatttaatcttaaaaattgaaaaaaataaaggaaattaaaaaggtaaaatgagtgaccaaaataaaaaattattaaagttgaGAGACTAAAATAAGTGTACAATAACAGTGTCATTAGCCACATTAATGATGagaaactaaaatgaaaaaaatatctaATGATGAGTgaccaaaactaaaaaaaaaaaccatctaACGATGGtgctatatttgaattttatttattttttattatcaaaatgaaAATCTATTAAAGATCGTGATTGGCTGTgtaatttatcttattatttgtatgtaaaaataacaaatttcttTTGAGGAAACTGCACTAATAGTTACCcaatattagtattttttaacATAATAGCAACTTAAACCCtcaacatttaaaacattgtaCCAAATTagtctcaattttaaaaaatttagccctcaacatttacacattgtgtaatttggtcttttttttacaattttacttttctttgtgacccttttcacctaaaaagctaaaaatacaaacttatcaactaaatttgattgaaaatgtacaaaaaaattaaaacaccaaaaattataatataatgatTTTCTTGTTTTCCCATTCTTTTATAGATTAACTctgaatattaaaaaaacaaaattataaaaaaattaaattatataatgcgtaaatattaataattaaatattttagaatctaaaattaatttggcataatttataaatattaaatgttaaaattactattatattaattttaaaagcagtaataatgataaaaaaaataaaattgaatagtgGAAATATTAATAGTTAGGTGATTTaacctttctttttttattttaaaggctTGATTCAACTGGAcccgaaccgatccaaatatccCGCTCCCTACACTCAAATAGCAAATTGTTCGTATATAAGCTTTCCTAAAATCTGGAAACcccccttaaaccctaaatcccaaaATCTCTGAACTCAAAATGATTCACTAAAGTTAGAGCTTTTGGGGTAGATTCAATTCACCCATCAAACCTTCGCTTCCCCCGTCAATTTTATTTTCCTTCgagaaataagaaaaaatgaCAATCCATTCGGTTGTAATCCAAAAGCTCTTAACAACAAATGCTCACATCGGCCGACAAGTAGCAACCCACCACTTCAAACAATTCACCTACGGCTTCCGAAATAGACAATCCATTATCGATTCCGACAAGACCCTAATCTGTCTCCGCAATGCTCTCAACTTCCTTTCCTGCCTCTCTCGTGATCCTTCTTCCTCTTTCCTCTTCATCAACACTAACCCTCTTTTCCAACCCATAATCGACGAGATGACCTCCAGAGTCACCAGCTTAATCCCTGAAAGGGCTAGCAGCCTTTGGAAGATGCGTGGCTTTTTGACCAACAGTTGTAGTCCTAAGAAGTTTCGTTCTAGGCACAAGAAATTGGTTTTCGCGCCAACTAAGATGCCGGATTGTGTTGTGATTTTCGACACTGAGAGGAAAAGTTCCGTCTTTTTGGAAGCGGAAAGGTTGGGGATCCCGATTGTTGCCTTGGTTGATTCCAGTATGCCGTGGGAGTATTATAAGAAGGTTACTTATCCAATACCGGCCAATGATTCTGTTCAGTTCGTTTACTTGATATGTAACATGATAACTAAGTGTCTTATGTTGGAGAAGAAAAAAGACGGAGCAAAGGGACCTGGGAAGAAGGCTACAATCAagtatgtttttattatatttttaaagtttctttTTCTGGGTTTGAGATTTGAATGTTTTGATAGGatggattctttttatttttctttctaattttggGGGATAGGGTGGGTTTTATCTCTGAACTTTGGGTGCTGTGACCGAAATTGAGTATAAAAATCATAGGGTATAAGGTGTGCATTGgatgctgattttattgatttaACTAGAGAGGAAATAAGAGACCGGCTAAGTTTGTTGGCAGTAATTGTTGTAAGATTGGATGTGCTTGATGGATGATTTAAGAGTAATTTTGAGTTGTGGACATAAGTTTCTCGATATATAAATGACAATCTTGAGTTATTACTAAGTTGTTCCTTGCTTAAGTAGCTTGATTGAGGATCTTAGTATAGAGAGAATATCCTTTTCCCAGTTCTTATCGGTTTACTTCTGATAATTGTGCAGAATGATAGGTTTATTTCTTATTTTGTAGTCCCTGTCTGGAATTCTTGTTCTGAAGTTTGTCTATTTTATACGAGTTGAGTTTTCATGGTTTGCTGTTGCATTGTTTCTTCTGTTCTTTGTTTTTGTATTGGAACTATTTCCAGTTGTCTGGTTTATTTGAAATCCAATATTTGATTAAAGGGACCGAGTAGAGAGCACAAGTGAGAGTGAAGGCAGTGCAAGTGATGAAGTGCTTGTTGTTCCTTATGAAAACTTAGCACCTATGTCTTGTGGTAATATTTTCTCATTATTCTTTTACTTGTGAATTTATTGTATTCCAAATATAGCATCGAGAAAAATATAACAGTACATTAGAGTTCAGCTTGTATAATTTGCTTGTTTGGATTCTTTCTGTCTTGAAGCAGATGTTGCTGAATCTAAGCAGCTTCTGGATAAGCTTGTTGTGGTGAAGTATAATGGAGCTTTGGGAAAGAATATGAGTTTTGGTGGTCCCAAGTAAGCAATTATCTAACTTCTGGAAGtttgatacttttttttttttgaagaaaagagAAGCATTTCTTGATGATTCCATGGTTATATATTAAAGACATGCCTCTTCATAAATGAATATAGTTTCTGTGATATACATATGTTTTTTGGTTTCATGAAGATGGTTTGAATAGAATCTTGTTTgatataaatggttaaatattcTAATTTTGTGATGACATCCCTTACTTCAAATATTGTACTACCACCCTTTTGGATGAATCTTTGTTGTTATTATATTAGGCATTTTCACATGAAATATGCTTAAATACTTTACTACTTAGTTCCTGGGTGAACTTTATATTCAAGAGAATTTAAGAACTGTCCGGTTTTTATTTGAGAAATGACGTGCTTTCTTTACTTTGGTCTTTGATATTTGAGTCATTCTTGTCATAGAAACATTTGGACATTTAGTTGAATTTGTGCAATTCCTTTTATCCTTTGCACAGGTCTTTGATTGAAGTTAAAAATGGGTCAACACCTCTTGACTTAATTGTTAACCAAATTCAGGTTGGTTACCAGCTATTTGTTGTATATATTGTTCTTTTATAGCATTAGAGCTCACTAGTTGAACATTTTCAATTCTTTGTAGTCACTAAATTCGAAGTACGGATGCAATATTCCTCTGCTTTTGATGAACCCAAAGAACACACACAATGATATTGTAAAGGTGATCTGTTTTTCCTACACTGTTTTGTTGTTAACCTTGTATCTCAGCAAAGGTACTCAGCCAAGTTGTCATGTGTAGGCTTTGGAGAAGTATTCCACCTTAGACGTCGATATACATCCTTTTGAACAGGTTTGGGAACCTAACTTTTCCTGTTGTAACTGGTTCTGGAATTTGTTCATACTCATTAAACTCATAACTTCCTCTTGATAAATTTGAGAACCTAGCTAGATATACATCCTTTTGAACAGGTTTGAGAACCTAGCCATTATTTTCTTGTTGCATAACTGGTTCTGGAATTATTTTCTATGGTCCTTAAATTTGTACTTCTTCTTGATAAAATAATTGGATTTATGTAGGGTGAACATACTCAACATGAATCTTTTGTCAGCGAGGGATGTGAGGATAAATGGTATGCCCAATTTTGCATCCTTCCTTCGGTGCAGCATCATTGTTTTCTTTGCTTTTTTGTTAATATAAGATTTTTCTGTGATGAATGAACTATGATAATGTTATTTAGCAACTTCTGGAAGTCTTGGTAAAGTTCATAGTTGGCTCTAGAAATCAACCATAACTTTGAATGCAAATTAGGATAGTTCCGCGCCTATTACTCTGAATTTATTCTTCATATTCACTTTCCTTTTCTCATTGTTATGAAATACTAGTCCTTTTGATCTATTCTAGGTTTATGTTTTCCTGAGTTTAGCATTTTTCAGTATCTTTCATTTTGATGAACGGGGAAATATGCATGGTCTACTGTCAGTATCCTATTTCCTCCTATGTCGAAAAACTGGAAAATCATAGATTCCAAAATTTTATGGAGTGATCTGATAATTTTCCAAAATACCCAATAGattccttttctttttgcttATTTACTCTGCAGGATTATATTGTGGTTACAGTCACCAATTGCTGAAAGGTCTCATCATTGCTTTATTTTTTTGTGCAAAGGCAATCTTCTAAACATGGCGCTCATTTCCTTTCCCTAATGAATAGTGGAACTCTTGATGTATTACTTGCTCAGGTATTTGTGATTTCGaaaatatttcattttgtttCTCAAGTCTAAAATAGAAAGAAATATCCTTGAGGATGAAAATGCAAAAGTATGCCAGGAGGAAAGCTGATGCAAACTCTTAATCTCATTGCTTCCtgtaggaatattctgtaaatattttaggaatattttgtagatattttctttattaaaatcccttattttaagggatcatatctcctatttagtatctttcctaacttagagtttcctaaagtagtgtcataggttgtatataaaaactctgatttatgttctatttagtataaaaaaatactctgatttctacatGGTATCAGCTTAGGTTACGATTTCTTTTTCAACCTAGACCATGTCCGAAACTCCTTCTCCTACTTCGGAGATTACTTCAAATCCAGAAAATTTTTCTGATTCCGATGCTCCATCAGATTCGTCTGGTCTGACTATCACCTGCCATCGATTGAATGGCAACAATTTTCTTGAAGGGTCTTGTGAAGGTAATCTGGTTATAAAAGATCCAGAAGGTAACCTTTCTTCTACTGCATTTTTCTCCTCTCAGTTGACTCCTAATTGGATCCTCGATTCTGGTGCTACGGATCATATGACTGGTAACAAGACATTGTTTCACAATTTTTTCCATGCCTTTGGTAAAGCTGTCAAAACGGCTGATGGTACCTTGTGCAAAATAGAGGGACATGGCACTGTTATTCTCAATGAACAGATTGCACTTAAAAATGTTCTCTTTGTACCAAATCTGGCGTGCAATCTCATCTCTGTTAGTAAATTGTCCACAGACTTGCACTGCTCTGTAATTTTTAATGATCGTGATTGTACTTTGCAGGCACTGAACTCGAAGAAGATGATTGGTAAGGCCAGCTTGTATAATGGTCTCTACATCCTCCCTACCTCTCCTAAAATCGAGATCTCCAAGTCATTTACCGCTTTAGGAAAAGTTGATACTGTTATGTTATGGCACTTTCGTTTAGGCCATCCTAGTTTCCAATACCTTGCAAAATTGTTTCCTGCTCTATTCATTAATAAAAGGCCTAATTCTTTTTCTTGCAAAGTTTGCTCTCTTgccaaacatactaaatcatcttattttccttctacatacaagccttcttacccttttgctttgatccatagtgatatttggggcccttctcgggtgaagaatgctgataattgtaagtggtttatcacttttattgatgatcacagtaggataacttggacttatttgctgaaagataaatctgaaactgctagtgtttttgtgcaattttataacaTGGTTCTCACTCAATTTGGGTCTAAAATCCAGCTCTTTAAATCTGATAATGGCAGTGAATTTTTTGCAAGGTCTTTAGGtgattttttttaaggaaaagggcATAGTTCAGATTAGTTCTTGTGTTGGAACCCCACAACAAAACGGCGTTGCCGAAAGAAAAAATAGGCACCTTCTTGAAGTTACTCGTTCTCTTCTATTTACCACTAATGTTCCTAAATATTTGTGGGGGGAAGCCTTATTAACTGCCACATATTTAATCAACCGGATGCCTAgtaaggttttaaaatttcaaacgcctcaatctatatttttgcagcactttcctcattttaagcctatctcctccattctgccacttaaaatttttggctgcactgtttttatccaaaatattgctcctaataagtccaagttagatcctaagtctttaaaatgtgtattggttgggtATTCTTCACTTAAGAAGGGTTATAAATGCTATCATCCTCCTTCTAAACGATTTTTCACCACTATGGATATAACATTTTATGAGCAGGATTCCTATTTCACTCAGGCTGAAATTCAGGGGGAAACATGGAGTGATTTTCAGCCACAACAGGTATCTCCTTCTAATCTTCATTCTCAACCTTCAGAATTGCCATCTTGTTCGCCATTACCTGCAGATCTGTCACCTGTGAATGCTCCCATTGATTCTCCTGTAGTACCTATGATTAATTCACCTACACCCACTTTAAACACTCTTCCTGAAAATACACCTACTCCAATTGACAGTCTTCAAAAAACACCATCACCCAAACAGCTTCGTGTCTACACAAGAAAAAGAAGACATATCCCTGAGACTGTTTTGCAATCTGATTCTTGCCGAGAATTGGATTTGGGTCCAGCTGCCGAAATGGAAGAAGAAATCAGTAAGTCCACTACTCTAGATGACTTTCCTATTGCTATTAGAAAAGGGGTTAGACAGTGCACCAAGCATCCTATTGAAAAATTTACTGGTTATAATTCATTGATGCCGTCTTTTCAAGCATTTACAGCAACTTTGGATAAAGAACAGGTTCCCACAAGCATAGCTGAAGCTCTAAAGGATCCAAAATGGAGAAGGGCTGTTGAAGAGGAAATTTGTGCACTAGAGAAAAATGCTACTTGGACCATTACAGACCTTCCTCAAGGAAAAAAGGCTGTCGGCTGTAAATGGATCTTTGCTGTAAAGTATAACTCCAATGACAGTATccaacgatacaaagctagactagtggccagaggtttcacgcaaacatatgggatagacttcacagaaacttttgcacctgtggcaaagcttaacactattcgagtactccTAAGTTTGGCTGTAAATTGCGATTGGAAATTACACCAACTTAATGTAAAAAACGCATTTCTTAATGGCAAGCTTGAGGAAGAAGTCTATATGCAATTGCCACCTGGCTCAAAGTCTATTGAAGGTAGCAACAAGGTTTGCAAGCTCAACAAGTCTCTATACGGGTTAAAACAATCACCCAAAGCTTGGTTCGAGAGGTTCACTAAAGTCATTCTTCAAAATGGCTACAAGCAGTCCCTTGCTGATCATACGCTTTTCATCAAGGTAACTTCTACAAATAAGAAAGCTATCCTAattgtgtatgtggatgacatcattcttactggagatgatgaggaagagattagcaatttgaagaagttgttaaacagggaattcgaaaccaaggacttgggaaagctaaggtatttcctaggaatggaggtggcaagatcaaaagaaggacttgtgatcaaccagagaaagtatgtacttgatttactcaAAGAAACTGGTTTTCTTGGCTGTAAGCCGGCTGATACACCAATGGAGGCAAACTTGAGATTCAATAAAGAAGATGAGTCCTTAGTAGACAGAGAGAAATTTCAAAGGTTAGTTGGGAAACTAATCTACTTATCCTTGACAAGGCCAGATATAGCTTTTCCCGTAAATGTAATAAGTCAACACATGACTAATCCTACTGAAGAGCATATGGCAGCagcaaatagaattctcaagtacttgaagaaaactccaggacacggcttaatgtttaagaagacacaagacagaactgttaagatttttacagactctagttgggctggagatctcactgaaagaagatccactagtgggtactgcacttttgtttggggtaaccttacaacttggagaagtaagaaacaatctgttgtttcaagaagtagtgctgaagctgaatttagagcactagctttggggatatgcgaaggaatttggctacttaaattactaaaagaacttggcacaaatcaggaggatcactttgaagtttgtgtgataatcaatctgccattcagattgccaagaacccagttcaacatgaccgaacaaagcatgttgaaattgataggcattttattgctgatcaagtcaacaaaaagacagccactctttcttacattccttcagaaggacagattgcagacattcttaccaaggctttgccaaaacctgtgttcaataaattcctattcaagctgggattatacaatgtatattctccagcttgagggggagtgtaggaatattctgtaaatattttaggaatattttgtagatattttctttattaaaatcccttattttaagggatcatatctcctatttagtatctttcctaacttagagtttcctaaagtagtgtcataggttgtatataaaaactctgatttatgttctatttagtaTAAAAAAATACTCTAATTTCTACACTTCTAGGGTAAGGAGTATGCCCTTGTGGTTAACCCAGATAATGTGGCTGGTGTTGTGGACCCAAGTATCCTTTGTATTGTTCCTATCATTTTATTTTGCAGTGTTTATTAATGACCTTCAATTCTGTAGTTGTACCCcttgatttgataatttagaAATCTTGAACCATTTGGCCCAAAACAGTATTGAATATTGTTCGGAGGTATGCAAGGATGATTTCGATTTATTATAACTCTTCGGCTAAAATTTGTTTGTAAGTCTTTACTGTTTTCAGGTGACACCAACCACCTCCAATGGTTTAATCAACTTTATGGCTAGTTCGCTCCAAGGGATGTTTAAGGCAAGTGATATCATGAATTGTCTTGATGTCTGATAAATTTGTTTGATATCCATGTATATATCAAAACAGCCTTAATTAACTTTGTTGCTTTCTTTATGATATAGCTTGAAGACTTCACTTCAGATCACTCTGAAAAAGTAAGTTGCTTATAATACTTATTCACTGAAGAAAAAGGcatgaatatgtgtatatatgcactttttgtccaaaattttatgtCAAGTTGCACAGAACAATAGTAGAATTGCGTGGTTTCTTACAGACATTGTTTGGTTAATCTAACTGGCTCATCATATTCCTTTCTGTTTTGTCTTGCTCATAATAAGTCGGTGAAAGGATTCAAATACATTGATACAAGAAGCTTGTAAGTTAACTGCTATGCGCCTGTAATTTGTTCtaataaaaatgcaaataggcTAAATTGTGGTTTCATTTCTCTCAGGTGGCTAAATTTGAAAGCCATTAAAAGGCTTGTAGATACCAGTGCACTGAATTTGGATAACCTTTCTACTTTAAAGGTACCTTTTGCTTAAAATTTTCCGAGACAGCTTTACATGCTATATGAAGCAAGAAACTGATAAAAGTTTTTGTTGTTGCTTTGTCATTGAGGCAGTTATTTGAAAATTCAATTGGCATTTCCATTCCTCAATCTCGTTTTCTTCCTTTGAATTGCACGTCGGACTTATTCCTTCTCCAGGTCATTCTCTTttataaactataatttcatGCTACAACCCAAAGAAAGTACTATTTCATCTGACTTAAGGCTTTAAGCATCAAAATTCTATATTCTACAGTCGGACCTTTACTCATTTACTGAAGGCATGTTTGTTCGAAATGATGCGAGGGTCAGTCCTAGTGACCCTTCCATTGCTTTAGGACCTGAATTTGAAAAGGTGAGGGTTTATGGACTCATGAAGGCATTATATTTATTGTGGTTGCATTTATTTTCTTGAATCTATTATTACATTCTGTTTTCCTAATCAGATTAGCGATTTCAAGCGCCGCTTTGAAACAATTCCTAGCATTGTCAAGCTGGATAGCTTGGAGGTGAATGGTGATGTTTGGTTTGGAGCTGATATAGTTCTCAAGGTATCCATATTATTGCCCCTGGATCAATACCTTGCTTCTTTGTTGGGATATCTTTTCCTTCATGTATTACATTTAAACTTGATGCTATGATTTTTTCAGTGCTGAAAGTTGCAGATAAGTGTTGTGTTTCAGTATTTTCAAATCACTAAATAATTTGATGATGTGTTAATTATTGATTGATGGCTAAATTGTGCAAGAGGGAAGTTGTATCCAACGGAAGTTAAGTATTTTAGTTCTTTGTTATCCATTACATAAAAATTTCCTTTTCCCGTAAAAGGCTAAAAGTGCTGTCAGTGAAATACTATACATTCTTTAGGAATTTCAATTATGTAATTTGATTCTTGCTCTTTTCTTTTtggaataaaaatttatttatctgcACTGTTTGATATGGATTGTTGACAATATTTTTGAAACAAATCAAGAGTACAGCCAATACTGATATCCTGTTATGTGTATTGAAATTCCATGTTACTGAGATTTGGTCGTGAGTGTCAGGAATATGTATGTTTGACTTGGGTATGCTAATTTTTTCTCATGGTTTATATGTATTTGGGAGTCCTTAGAGGTTCATATCCCTCTCATACCTATGTCCAGAATGTTTGACATAGTACTTAAGAATATTAAGTAGGAGCAAGAAATATACTTGCTGCTTTATTGAGTTTGCTTTCTTTGTGGTTTTAAGTCACTGCTGTTTTAGTGCTCCTGTGAGTCCTTAATTTTGCTGTTTTAACTTGTTTCTGCTTGTGTACTTAAGGGGAAAGTTGTAATCGATGCAAGCCCTGGACTGACATTGCGGATTCCTGGCGGAGTTGTGCTCGAAGATGAGGTAATTCTTAAGAATATATTGTACTTCTTGATCTCTTTTTTCCCCTCCTGTGCTAGGCACTCATATCCGTTGGTCTGTTTTGCGTTTTGGTGTGTTCAGGAGATCAATGATCCCGCAGACATTTAAGGGAGGGAATCAGTTGTAGCTTTTTTGGTGAATGCGTTGAACATGAAGCAcaacacaaaacaaaaaaaaaaaaaggctttgtaatgctttaatattttgttattcaAATTTTGTATTGATCAATGTTATTTGTTATTGGAAGAGGAAATAATAGTTAGAGCTTTGAGCTGAGTGATTGATTCCTCATTATAAGCAGCTTAATGGAGACTGATGGCTCTAACTTCAGAACATGAGAATTGAGACTTGGCCTTTTTGTTGCTCCGGTTAGCGGGTGCCCATTAGGTACGAATTAAcgattatttatttatcattttaaatattcGCATTGATATATATTTTGGTGCTTTATTAGTAAACTGGCCTCTGAACTATATCCCAATTCTTATTTTGGTAAGAAATGGTgcttaaaattgtaaatattgtttcATTGTATATGATATTTAATCAAAATCTGccgtgttttttttttggtggtgTAGAGGTATGTGTGGGGTCAATTtactattataaatataattgtaaGTACATATTATGAAAATGAATTTGAAGACTAATCTTAATATGGTGATATCAATATGAAATAGTTGGGTTTTCTTCAGAAAGAAAATGAGTCAATACCAAATAACAGGGAAACCCCAAAAATATTGAAAGTTTCTgtggaaaatgaatttctttttaaacaaattaaggttaaattatttttcaaatttttgaaattttatcacTTCAAAAATTgggtaatttaccctaaaattaatggttaaattgtCTATATGTTGGGAATTTTTGCTTTATCGGCCAAacagtttttttttgtaaaacgaATTAGGAAAATAAGTCAATTTTAAATGGAGTATGAGAAAGTGTGTCTAGTTGGGCGTGTTTTCTACACAGGTGACAAAAATTTGTACTCAATTGAATGTGCTTTTTTCCAACGGTCATTAGgctattttctatatttttcattcaaatctAACTCTTTCTGTTCTCCCtaaactttcaattctctcaaaTTCTCAAGATTTGTtcgaaattttttaataaatttgtatgaaaatattatagttttattttattatttcgtagattattcattttgattaattttttacgAATGACAAGTTCTCTTATATGTTTCGATGACAAGCACATTTCCACCACTCAATCAATAATGgtaaggaaaaattttaaatttcgttattttcaattcagttaattttaaagttttaaattttttaaaattatcttattGATATAAATAGGCGGATGATCATGTTTTGGAGGGGTTCATA
It includes:
- the LOC107891001 gene encoding ribosomal protein S2, mitochondrial isoform X11, which gives rise to MTIHSVVIQKLLTTNAHIGRQVATHHFKQFTYGFRNRQSIIDSDKTLICLRNALNFLSCLSRDPSSSFLFINTNPLFQPIIDEMTSRVTSLIPERASSLWKMRGFLTNSCSPKKFRSRHKKLVFAPTKMPDCVVIFDTERKSSVFLEAERLGIPIVALVDSSMPWEYYKKVTYPIPANDSVQFVYLICNMITKCLMLEKKKDGAKGPGKKATIKDRVESTSESEGSASDEVLVVPYENLAPMSCDVAESKQLLDKLVVVKYNGALGKNMSFGGPKSLIEVKNGSTPLDLIVNQIQSLNSKYGCNIPLLLMNPKNTHNDIVKALEKYSTLDVDIHPFEQGEHTQHESFVSEGCEDKWQSSKHGAHFLSLMNSGTLDVLLAQGLVKVIWL
- the LOC107891001 gene encoding ribosomal protein S2, mitochondrial isoform X8, whose product is MTIHSVVIQKLLTTNAHIGRQVATHHFKQFTYGFRNRQSIIDSDKTLICLRNALNFLSCLSRDPSSSFLFINTNPLFQPIIDEMTSRVTSLIPERASSLWKMRGFLTNSCSPKKFRSRHKKLVFAPTKMPDCVVIFDTERKSSVFLEAERLGIPIVALVDSSMPWEYYKKVTYPIPANDSVQFVYLICNMITKCLMLEKKKDGAKGPGKKATIKDRVESTSESEGSASDEVLVVPYENLAPMSCADVAESKQLLDKLVVVKYNGALGKNMSFGGPKSLIEVKNGSTPLDLIVNQIQSLNSKYGCNIPLLLMNPKNTHNDIVKALEKYSTLDVDIHPFEQGEHTQHESFVSEGCEDKWQSSKHGAHFLSLMNSGTLDVLLAQSLLFSGDTNHLQWFNQLYG
- the LOC107891001 gene encoding UTP--glucose-1-phosphate uridylyltransferase 2 isoform X2, with product MTIHSVVIQKLLTTNAHIGRQVATHHFKQFTYGFRNRQSIIDSDKTLICLRNALNFLSCLSRDPSSSFLFINTNPLFQPIIDEMTSRVTSLIPERASSLWKMRGFLTNSCSPKKFRSRHKKLVFAPTKMPDCVVIFDTERKSSVFLEAERLGIPIVALVDSSMPWEYYKKVTYPIPANDSVQFVYLICNMITKCLMLEKKKDGAKGPGKKATIKDRVESTSESEGSASDEVLVVPYENLAPMSCDVAESKQLLDKLVVVKYNGALGKNMSFGGPKSLIEVKNGSTPLDLIVNQIQSLNSKYGCNIPLLLMNPKNTHNDIVKALEKYSTLDVDIHPFEQGEHTQHESFVSEGCEDKWQSSKHGAHFLSLMNSGTLDVLLAQGKEYALVVNPDNVAGVVDPKILNHLAQNSIEYCSEVTPTTSNGLINFMASSLQGMFKLEDFTSDHSEKSVKGFKYIDTRSLWLNLKAIKRLVDTSALNLDNLSTLKLFENSIGISIPQSRFLPLNCTSDLFLLQSDLYSFTEGMFVRNDARVSPSDPSIALGPEFEKISDFKRRFETIPSIVKLDSLEVNGDVWFGADIVLKGKVVIDASPGLTLRIPGGVVLEDEEINDPADI